In Alkalihalobacterium alkalinitrilicum, a genomic segment contains:
- a CDS encoding DUF86 domain-containing protein, with amino-acid sequence MYFVDREKIETTLSHIEELLNLYRNQTTWESVIEKLALERIGHNLIESIIDVGNAMIDGFIMRDPGSYEDIIDILEDEKVVVPRIAEQLRNVIRLRKQLVQAYVTVDHPILVNVLIENLSAIEAFPEAVRHYLESELGPVSAFLPKEE; translated from the coding sequence ATGTATTTTGTAGATCGTGAAAAAATTGAAACTACGCTTAGTCATATTGAGGAATTATTAAATTTGTATCGAAATCAAACAACGTGGGAAAGCGTTATTGAAAAATTGGCGTTAGAAAGAATTGGTCATAATTTGATTGAGTCCATCATTGATGTGGGAAATGCAATGATTGACGGCTTTATTATGCGAGATCCAGGCAGTTACGAAGATATTATAGATATTCTAGAGGACGAAAAAGTAGTTGTACCGAGAATTGCAGAACAGCTAAGAAATGTGATTCGTTTGCGAAAACAACTAGTACAAGCATACGTAACCGTAGATCATCCTATTTTAGTTAACGTTTTAATAGAAAACTTATCTGCTATTGAAGCATTTCCAGAAGCGGTTCGTCATTATCTTGAGTCAGAACTAGGACCAGTATCAGCTTTTTTACCAAAAGAAGAATAA
- a CDS encoding methionine ABC transporter ATP-binding protein: MIEINNLVKEYKTKKGTVIGVDQVSLTIEKGEIFGIVGYSGAGKSSLLRCLNLMERPTSGEIKVDDVNLVELNKKELREARQKIGMIFQHFHLVSSKTVFENVAFALKAANKSKSETETRVNGLLEMVGLADKKDQYPSQLSGGQKQRVGIARALANEPKVLLCDEATSALDPKTTKSILNLLKKINQELDLTIVLITHEMEVVKEICDRMAVMQNGQVIEEGSVYNTFAHPKEELTKDFIQSVLQFNLPEALTNSCNGTIIKIQFHGAIAGESIVSDVLQRFAVKGNILHGKIEYIKETPLGIFIMELNGNESEVENAINYLVERTQGVEVIQYGRSSDRVVAGVK; the protein is encoded by the coding sequence ATGATCGAAATAAACAATTTAGTTAAAGAATATAAAACAAAAAAAGGAACGGTCATTGGCGTTGACCAGGTCTCCCTAACAATTGAAAAAGGTGAGATCTTTGGAATTGTGGGGTATAGTGGGGCTGGGAAAAGCTCATTGTTACGTTGTTTGAACTTAATGGAAAGACCGACTTCAGGTGAAATAAAAGTCGATGATGTAAACCTTGTTGAACTTAATAAAAAAGAGTTAAGAGAAGCAAGACAAAAGATTGGGATGATCTTTCAGCATTTTCACCTTGTTAGCTCAAAAACCGTGTTTGAAAATGTCGCATTTGCGCTCAAGGCGGCTAATAAGTCAAAAAGCGAAACCGAAACACGAGTCAATGGGCTGTTAGAGATGGTTGGTCTTGCTGATAAGAAGGACCAATACCCTTCTCAATTAAGTGGAGGGCAAAAGCAAAGGGTTGGAATTGCGCGTGCTCTAGCGAATGAACCTAAAGTTCTTTTATGTGATGAAGCTACATCAGCGCTTGATCCGAAAACAACCAAGTCCATTCTTAATCTCTTAAAAAAGATTAATCAAGAACTAGATTTGACGATCGTATTAATTACACATGAAATGGAAGTTGTAAAAGAAATTTGTGATCGAATGGCCGTTATGCAAAATGGACAAGTCATTGAAGAAGGTTCCGTTTACAATACGTTTGCTCATCCTAAAGAAGAACTGACAAAAGATTTTATTCAAAGTGTTTTACAATTTAACCTTCCAGAAGCTTTAACTAATAGCTGTAATGGAACGATCATTAAGATCCAATTTCATGGAGCGATCGCTGGAGAGTCGATTGTATCAGATGTGCTGCAAAGATTTGCAGTTAAGGGCAATATCTTGCATGGTAAGATCGAATATATAAAAGAAACTCCACTTGGCATTTTTATTATGGAGCTAAATGGAAACGAAAGCGAAGTCGAGAATGCCATTAATTATTTAGTTGAACGTACACAAGGAGTGGAGGTGATTCAATATGGTAGAAGCAGTGATCGCGTTGTTGCCGGAGTTAAATAA
- a CDS encoding methionine ABC transporter permease: MVEAVIALLPELNKAFLETLYMVSISLSIAVIVGLPLGILLFVTDRDLFLENKILKSILGVVVNLIRSVPFIILLVALLPLTQLITGTTIGPTAASVSLSVAAIPFFARIVEAAVRKIDKGVIEAAIACGATPWMIIKDVLLPESKSGIIQGLTITTISLIGYSAMAGIIGGGGIGDLAVRFGYYRYDNNVMFTTIIILICLVQFIQYTGDFIAKRVDKR, encoded by the coding sequence ATGGTAGAAGCAGTGATCGCGTTGTTGCCGGAGTTAAATAAAGCATTTCTAGAAACACTTTATATGGTTTCGATTTCATTATCGATTGCCGTTATTGTTGGTCTTCCGCTCGGCATTTTATTATTCGTTACGGATCGTGATTTATTTTTAGAAAACAAAATTTTGAAATCGATCCTTGGAGTAGTTGTTAACTTAATTAGGTCGGTTCCATTTATCATCTTACTTGTCGCTTTGTTACCTTTAACGCAGTTGATCACAGGAACGACGATTGGACCAACAGCAGCATCGGTTTCCTTATCTGTAGCCGCTATACCGTTTTTTGCGAGAATAGTAGAGGCGGCGGTCAGGAAAATTGATAAAGGGGTCATCGAAGCCGCGATTGCTTGTGGAGCAACCCCTTGGATGATTATAAAAGATGTGCTATTACCTGAGTCGAAATCGGGAATCATTCAAGGATTAACGATCACAACGATCAGCCTAATTGGTTACTCAGCCATGGCAGGGATTATTGGCGGTGGTGGAATTGGTGATTTAGCTGTCCGCTTTGGGTATTATCGTTATGACAATAATGTAATGTTTACGACCATTATTATTCTGATTTGTCTTGTACAATTTATCCAATATACGGGTGATTTCATCGCGAAACGAGTAGATAAACGATAA
- a CDS encoding MetQ/NlpA family ABC transporter substrate-binding protein — translation MNKLKLFIFAIVAVGLLAACSSNSEDASAESTNGGTEQAEDKGKLTIGATAGPYSDMVTKAIKPILEEQGYTIEVREFSDYVQPNLALGNGSIDANVFQHIIYMNSFAEGNNLELSDVIAIPTAPMGIYSKQFDTLENIEEGAEIAIPNDPTNLARALLILEREGLITISEDVDPLTMSEKDVKDNYKNLQFRPIEAAQLPRTLDSVALAAVPGNFALAANMELLDALKLETLFEDYQNRVVVNTSDLDEQFVKDIQAAVESVEFEQVIDAEFQGFGKPEWMENK, via the coding sequence ATGAACAAATTAAAATTATTCATTTTTGCCATTGTAGCAGTAGGTCTTTTAGCTGCATGTTCAAGTAATTCTGAAGATGCAAGCGCTGAATCTACTAATGGAGGAACAGAGCAAGCTGAGGATAAAGGAAAGCTAACGATTGGAGCAACAGCTGGTCCTTACAGTGATATGGTGACAAAAGCGATCAAACCGATTTTAGAAGAACAAGGTTACACGATTGAAGTAAGAGAATTTAGTGATTATGTACAACCTAACTTGGCCCTTGGAAATGGTTCGATTGATGCGAACGTATTCCAACATATCATTTACATGAATTCGTTTGCTGAAGGGAATAATTTAGAGTTATCAGATGTTATCGCTATCCCTACTGCACCAATGGGGATTTACTCTAAGCAGTTTGACACTCTTGAAAACATTGAAGAAGGCGCAGAAATTGCAATTCCTAATGACCCTACGAATTTAGCAAGAGCATTATTGATTTTGGAGAGAGAAGGGTTAATTACAATTAGTGAAGATGTCGACCCATTAACCATGTCCGAAAAAGATGTAAAGGATAATTACAAAAATCTTCAATTCAGACCAATTGAAGCTGCGCAATTACCAAGAACACTTGATAGTGTCGCTTTAGCTGCTGTCCCTGGTAACTTTGCGCTTGCAGCGAATATGGAACTTCTCGATGCCCTTAAATTGGAAACTTTGTTTGAAGATTATCAAAACCGTGTCGTTGTGAACACGAGTGACTTAGATGAACAGTTTGTCAAAGATATTCAAGCAGCTGTGGAGTCAGTTGAATTTGAACAAGTCATTGACGCTGAGTTCCAAGGATTCGGAAAACCAGAGTGGATGGAAAATAAATAA
- a CDS encoding helix-turn-helix transcriptional regulator, whose product MDKKTSSTREQILQLLKKHKSLTVAHLASSLGITEMAVRRHLSTLERDQMVETKIVRQAMGRPSTLYSLSKEGEEVFPRNYAALTLGFLKDIEKLNGKQMIDDLFELRRQRMKEELEVRFKGKSFDERIQELANLQTKNGYMVEWEKTDDGIIHFKEYNCPISQIAEEFPVACACEQSLFQDLLETEEIECETCMAINETPHCYYKIKPPVNEE is encoded by the coding sequence ATGGATAAAAAAACCTCCTCAACTCGCGAGCAAATTTTACAATTGTTAAAAAAACATAAAAGCTTGACGGTTGCTCATTTAGCCAGTTCTCTTGGTATTACAGAAATGGCCGTCAGAAGGCATTTAAGTACGTTAGAAAGAGATCAAATGGTTGAAACGAAAATAGTGAGGCAAGCTATGGGGAGGCCATCGACACTCTATTCATTATCAAAAGAAGGCGAAGAAGTTTTTCCACGTAATTATGCAGCACTTACATTAGGATTTTTGAAAGATATTGAAAAGTTAAATGGTAAGCAAATGATTGATGATTTGTTTGAATTACGACGGCAACGTATGAAAGAAGAGTTAGAAGTGCGGTTTAAAGGAAAAAGCTTTGATGAACGAATTCAAGAATTAGCAAATTTGCAAACAAAGAACGGTTATATGGTGGAGTGGGAGAAAACAGATGACGGTATCATTCATTTTAAAGAATACAACTGCCCTATTTCTCAAATTGCAGAAGAGTTTCCTGTCGCTTGCGCTTGTGAACAGTCTCTATTTCAAGACTTATTAGAAACAGAGGAAATCGAATGTGAAACGTGTATGGCAATTAATGAAACACCACATTGTTATTATAAAATTAAACCTCCTGTCAATGAGGAATAA
- a CDS encoding TIGR01457 family HAD-type hydrolase translates to MKRYKGFLIDLDGTVYKGKERIEEAVDWINEIHHSGVPYLFVTNNSSKTPAQVSETLNQMGIPCTQDHVFTTSQATANYIADKNENAKVFMTGEIGLESALKAKGLQIVEEDAEVVVMGIDRHITYEKFAKACLFVRNGAMFVSTNGDKAIPTERGLMPGNGSLTSVVSVSTGVTPTFIGKPESIIIEQALQQLGTRKEETLMVGDNYDTDIMAGIRAGIDTLIVHTGVTSKEDLQQVEHQPTYSLSSLTEYVFLEE, encoded by the coding sequence ATGAAAAGGTATAAAGGTTTCTTAATTGATTTAGACGGAACGGTATATAAAGGAAAGGAAAGAATTGAAGAAGCAGTGGATTGGATTAACGAAATTCATCATTCAGGAGTCCCTTACTTATTTGTGACAAATAACTCATCGAAGACACCAGCACAAGTGTCAGAAACGTTAAATCAGATGGGAATACCGTGCACGCAGGATCATGTTTTTACGACGAGTCAAGCAACAGCCAATTACATTGCAGATAAAAATGAGAACGCGAAAGTATTTATGACGGGAGAAATCGGGTTGGAATCAGCATTAAAAGCAAAAGGCCTGCAAATAGTCGAAGAGGATGCAGAGGTGGTCGTGATGGGAATTGATCGACACATTACATATGAAAAGTTCGCGAAAGCATGTCTTTTTGTTCGGAATGGTGCTATGTTTGTATCAACAAATGGAGACAAAGCAATACCGACGGAACGAGGATTAATGCCTGGAAACGGCTCACTAACTTCAGTTGTTTCAGTTTCGACAGGGGTGACACCAACTTTTATAGGAAAGCCAGAGTCCATCATTATTGAGCAGGCATTACAACAGCTAGGTACTAGAAAAGAAGAGACCTTAATGGTTGGTGATAATTACGATACAGACATTATGGCGGGAATTCGTGCTGGCATTGATACGCTTATCGTCCACACGGGAGTAACGTCAAAAGAAGATTTACAACAAGTCGAACACCAACCAACATATTCGCTTTCTTCGTTGACGGAGTATGTGTTTTTGGAGGAATAA
- a CDS encoding phosphatidylglycerophosphatase A produces the protein MKEEYNLEQVARKALEERGVTLDDIADLVYFLQVKYHPNLDIEECKLNVDRVLSKREVQNAIITGIQLDKLAEQGLIEEPLLSIIQEDEGLYGVDEIIALSIVNVYGSIGFTNYGYIDKQKPGILEKLNDKESKECHTFLDDIVGAIAAAASSRLAHRAANCE, from the coding sequence ATGAAAGAAGAGTATAACCTCGAGCAAGTCGCAAGAAAAGCGTTAGAAGAACGCGGAGTTACGCTTGATGATATTGCTGATTTGGTTTACTTTTTACAAGTGAAATACCATCCTAATCTAGATATCGAAGAATGTAAACTCAATGTTGATCGAGTGCTATCGAAACGAGAAGTACAAAATGCGATCATAACGGGAATACAGTTAGACAAATTGGCAGAACAAGGCCTAATTGAAGAACCATTATTAAGTATTATTCAAGAAGATGAGGGCTTATACGGAGTAGATGAGATCATTGCTTTATCTATTGTTAATGTATATGGATCCATTGGTTTTACAAATTACGGCTATATCGACAAGCAAAAGCCTGGCATACTTGAAAAGTTGAATGATAAAGAGTCAAAAGAGTGTCATACGTTTTTAGATGACATTGTTGGCGCGATAGCTGCAGCAGCATCAAGTCGATTAGCTCACCGGGCAGCCAATTGTGAGTAA
- the yutH gene encoding spore coat putative kinase YutH: MFERNIYDHYQLYCEERFMLGDYEGFMANQDYYVFVPIDRTAGQSIQDMMLMTEHLKTTGERVVAEVFPTVQKQSVALIDGVDGYLLKLPNRSEEWRGEEEESLGHALAFFHYKGANIQSGRHSTSNYFGQWKFIWEKRLTQLEQWYQKMLQQLPQTEIDDAFIMSFPYYMGLTENAIQYVADSDIDEPYRANEQSVICHHCFMENTWVSSPGVSKSLVKLPTDFIIDHPSRDVAELIRHEFYSEDYSEEKIVSFIYDYESVKPLTAYAWRMVYARLLFPLKYFETLENYYGTQLRNERLFYGEQFLDLLDQEQRNQTFLSHFHELVGNSEMIIGVPKVDWLQEI; encoded by the coding sequence ATGTTTGAACGCAATATCTACGACCATTATCAGCTGTACTGTGAAGAGCGGTTTATGTTAGGGGACTATGAAGGGTTTATGGCGAATCAAGACTATTATGTGTTCGTTCCGATAGACCGTACTGCAGGTCAATCAATACAAGATATGATGCTAATGACTGAACATTTAAAGACAACTGGTGAACGAGTCGTTGCTGAAGTGTTTCCGACCGTTCAAAAACAATCGGTGGCATTAATTGACGGTGTTGACGGGTATTTACTTAAACTGCCTAATAGATCTGAAGAATGGAGAGGGGAAGAGGAAGAGAGTCTTGGCCACGCCCTTGCTTTTTTTCATTATAAAGGCGCGAATATTCAATCGGGGCGACATTCCACGTCAAACTACTTTGGGCAATGGAAATTCATTTGGGAGAAACGGTTAACACAATTAGAGCAATGGTATCAAAAAATGTTACAACAGCTTCCACAAACAGAAATTGATGATGCTTTCATTATGAGTTTTCCCTATTATATGGGGCTCACTGAAAATGCGATTCAGTATGTAGCAGATAGTGATATTGATGAACCGTATCGAGCGAATGAACAATCTGTCATTTGTCATCATTGTTTTATGGAAAATACGTGGGTTAGTTCTCCAGGAGTGTCGAAATCGTTAGTTAAACTTCCTACGGACTTTATTATCGATCACCCGAGTCGCGATGTTGCAGAGCTCATTCGCCATGAATTTTATAGTGAAGATTATTCGGAAGAAAAGATTGTTTCTTTTATTTATGACTATGAAAGTGTAAAGCCGCTAACGGCTTATGCCTGGAGAATGGTATATGCTAGGCTATTGTTTCCATTAAAGTACTTTGAGACGCTAGAAAATTATTACGGCACGCAATTAAGAAATGAACGGTTATTTTATGGAGAACAATTTCTAGATTTATTAGATCAAGAACAGAGAAATCAGACATTTCTATCACATTTTCATGAATTAGTCGGAAATAGCGAAATGATTATTGGTGTTCCAAAGGTTGATTGGCTTCAAGAGATATGA
- a CDS encoding 2-hydroxyacid dehydrogenase produces the protein MKPYVFVTRKMPEHLLSDLYEIAEVGMWEHEDIPVPSEVLQKELERADALFSLVSDPLRSQQLAKCPKLKVIANMAVGYDNIDVEHATNKGIVVCHTPDVLTDTTADLTFALLLATARKIPEATDYIKNDQWQQWSPYLLAGTDVHHKTIGIVGMGRIGEAVAKRAKGFDMEILYHNRSRKMETEQQLGAKYCSFEELLQQSDYVVCLAPFTPVTKELFDQQAFQQMKNSAIFINASRGGLVNEAALQEALEKGVIQAAGLDVFAEEPVRANHPLVQLPNVVAIPHIGSATVETRDAMVKMTVENIKKVLEGKPPLAAVNFKELGV, from the coding sequence ATGAAGCCATATGTTTTTGTTACGAGAAAAATGCCAGAACACTTACTATCAGACCTTTACGAAATAGCCGAAGTGGGTATGTGGGAACATGAGGATATTCCTGTCCCATCTGAAGTCTTACAAAAAGAATTAGAACGAGCGGACGCATTATTTTCGCTAGTTTCTGATCCACTTCGTTCACAACAATTAGCTAAGTGTCCTAAGTTAAAAGTGATTGCCAATATGGCAGTAGGCTATGACAATATCGATGTGGAACATGCGACGAATAAAGGCATTGTCGTTTGCCATACACCAGATGTATTAACCGATACAACGGCAGATTTAACGTTTGCATTATTATTAGCAACAGCAAGAAAAATTCCTGAAGCAACGGATTATATTAAAAATGACCAATGGCAACAGTGGAGCCCTTATTTGCTAGCTGGCACAGATGTACACCATAAAACGATTGGAATTGTTGGAATGGGACGCATTGGCGAAGCAGTTGCAAAAAGAGCTAAAGGGTTTGATATGGAAATTTTGTATCACAACCGCTCAAGAAAAATGGAAACGGAACAGCAACTGGGTGCAAAGTATTGTTCGTTTGAAGAATTGCTACAGCAGTCTGATTATGTTGTTTGCTTAGCCCCGTTTACCCCTGTAACGAAAGAATTATTTGATCAACAAGCTTTTCAACAAATGAAGAACTCGGCTATATTCATCAATGCTTCAAGAGGTGGTTTAGTGAATGAAGCAGCTTTACAAGAAGCGCTCGAAAAGGGTGTCATTCAAGCAGCAGGCCTCGATGTGTTTGCTGAAGAGCCAGTTAGAGCTAACCATCCACTCGTTCAGCTTCCTAATGTGGTCGCAATTCCGCATATCGGAAGTGCAACTGTAGAGACGCGAGATGCGATGGTGAAGATGACGGTTGAAAACATCAAAAAAGTCTTAGAAGGTAAACCACCACTGGCGGCTGTTAATTTTAAAGAATTAGGAGTTTAG
- a CDS encoding DUF1450 domain-containing protein, with amino-acid sequence MRHAIECCFINRLNASEELFSQLEKRKDISVQTFSCIGNCHHCATHSHCILNGERIEAETPELLYEKIIQKVK; translated from the coding sequence ATGCGCCATGCCATTGAATGTTGTTTTATCAATCGGTTAAACGCGAGCGAGGAATTGTTTTCACAGCTTGAAAAAAGAAAGGACATTTCCGTTCAAACGTTTAGTTGCATTGGAAACTGCCATCACTGTGCAACGCATTCCCACTGTATTCTAAATGGTGAGCGTATAGAAGCAGAGACTCCAGAGCTTTTATACGAAAAAATAATTCAAAAGGTAAAATGA
- a CDS encoding homoserine dehydrogenase has translation MNGISIGLLGLGTVGTGVIKIIEGHQEELMHKVGCPVTVGKVLVRSLEKKRNVQIDENKLTENPEDIIDNPNVDIVIEVMGGVKEAKSYIVRALQNKKHVVTANKDLMALYGAELLQIAQDNGCDLYYEASVAGGIPIIRSLSEGLASDRITKMMGIVNGTTNFILTKMSKQGSSYEDVLKEAQELGFAESDPTSDVEGLDAARKMSILATLGFSMNVGLEDVVVRGITTVTQDDLHYCDHLGYTMKLIGLAQRNEGRVEVSVQPTLLPSEHPLASVNDEYNAVYVYGEAVGETMFYGPGAGSLPTATAIVSDLVTVMKNMRLGVTGRHITTPLYHKELKSDEEIQSKYFLRLHVVDKAGTFSAITSLFAEHGVSFEKLLQLPIKGSNLSEIIIITHTTSKRTYEEIYQALDQLDVVHSVQSSYRVEGGE, from the coding sequence GTGAACGGAATTTCGATCGGCTTGCTTGGATTAGGAACGGTTGGGACGGGTGTTATTAAAATTATTGAAGGACACCAAGAAGAGTTAATGCACAAAGTTGGATGTCCAGTGACAGTCGGAAAAGTGCTTGTTCGATCTCTTGAAAAGAAACGTAATGTACAAATAGATGAAAACAAACTTACAGAGAATCCAGAGGATATTATTGATAACCCGAATGTCGATATTGTCATTGAAGTCATGGGGGGAGTAAAAGAAGCTAAATCTTATATCGTCCGGGCGTTGCAAAATAAAAAACACGTCGTGACAGCCAATAAAGATTTAATGGCATTATATGGTGCTGAGTTACTTCAAATTGCGCAAGATAATGGCTGTGACTTGTACTATGAAGCAAGTGTCGCAGGGGGAATTCCAATCATTCGTAGTTTATCAGAAGGGTTAGCCTCTGATCGAATTACAAAAATGATGGGGATCGTCAATGGAACGACAAACTTTATTTTAACGAAAATGAGTAAGCAAGGAAGTTCTTATGAAGACGTATTAAAAGAAGCTCAAGAATTGGGTTTTGCCGAGAGTGATCCAACTTCAGATGTTGAAGGGCTTGATGCAGCTAGAAAAATGTCTATTTTAGCGACATTAGGTTTTTCTATGAATGTTGGGTTAGAAGATGTTGTCGTCCGCGGAATTACGACAGTAACCCAAGATGATCTTCATTATTGTGATCACCTTGGGTATACGATGAAACTAATCGGTTTAGCGCAACGAAATGAAGGTCGAGTAGAAGTGAGTGTTCAACCAACCTTATTACCGAGCGAGCACCCACTAGCGTCTGTAAACGATGAGTATAATGCGGTATACGTCTATGGTGAAGCGGTTGGAGAAACGATGTTCTATGGCCCAGGGGCGGGTTCTTTACCGACAGCAACAGCAATTGTGTCCGATCTTGTTACGGTCATGAAAAATATGCGTCTTGGAGTAACTGGACGTCATATTACCACACCTCTTTATCATAAAGAGTTAAAATCGGATGAGGAAATTCAGTCTAAATATTTCTTGCGTTTACATGTTGTTGATAAGGCAGGTACATTCTCGGCGATTACTTCCTTGTTTGCAGAACACGGTGTAAGCTTTGAGAAGTTATTACAGTTACCGATTAAAGGATCGAATTTATCCGAAATTATTATTATTACGCATACGACAAGTAAAAGAACATATGAAGAAATTTATCAAGCATTAGATCAGCTAGATGTTGTTCATTCTGTTCAAAGTAGTTACCGTGTCGAGGGAGGAGAATAA
- the thrC gene encoding threonine synthase yields MSQWKGLLEEYKQFLPVNENTPMLSLREGNTPLIPLENLSKEWGVDVYVKVEGANPTGSFKDRGMVMAVAKAKEEGSKTIICASTGNTSAAAAAYGARAGLRCIVVIPEGKIALGKLAQAVMYGAEVLEIKGNFDNALDIVRKISEQEPITLVNSVNPYRIEGQKTAAFEICDALGQAPDVLAIPVGNAGNITAYWKGFKEYNEAKQTGLPQMRGFQAWGSAAIVRNEVIESPETIATAIRIGNPASWKQAVAARDESNGHIDSVTDEEILAAYQLLASREGVFAEPASCASIAGLIKQINTGEIKKGAKVVCVLTGNGLKDPTTAMDTVEVKPIVLPNSEEAFMQHIKGGVHQ; encoded by the coding sequence ATGAGTCAGTGGAAAGGTTTATTAGAAGAATACAAACAATTTTTGCCTGTTAATGAGAATACACCAATGCTTTCGTTAAGAGAAGGAAATACGCCACTCATTCCATTAGAAAACTTGTCAAAAGAATGGGGAGTTGACGTTTATGTAAAAGTAGAAGGAGCGAATCCAACAGGATCGTTCAAAGACCGCGGAATGGTGATGGCGGTTGCAAAAGCTAAGGAAGAAGGTAGTAAGACGATCATTTGTGCTTCAACTGGTAATACTTCTGCCGCGGCAGCAGCGTACGGAGCTCGTGCAGGTCTCCGTTGCATCGTCGTTATACCAGAAGGGAAGATCGCTCTCGGGAAACTGGCGCAAGCCGTTATGTACGGTGCAGAAGTTCTAGAAATTAAAGGAAACTTTGATAATGCTTTAGATATCGTTCGTAAAATTAGTGAACAAGAACCGATCACACTCGTTAACTCAGTGAACCCTTACCGCATCGAAGGGCAAAAAACAGCCGCATTTGAAATTTGCGATGCGCTCGGGCAGGCTCCAGATGTGTTAGCCATTCCAGTTGGAAATGCAGGTAACATTACAGCGTATTGGAAAGGTTTTAAAGAATATAACGAAGCTAAGCAAACAGGATTACCACAAATGCGTGGGTTCCAAGCATGGGGATCAGCAGCGATTGTTCGTAACGAAGTTATTGAAAGTCCAGAGACAATTGCGACAGCCATTCGAATTGGAAATCCAGCAAGTTGGAAGCAAGCAGTAGCTGCACGTGACGAGTCCAATGGTCATATCGACTCGGTAACGGATGAAGAAATTTTAGCAGCATATCAATTATTAGCTAGCCGTGAAGGTGTATTTGCAGAGCCTGCTTCATGTGCATCAATTGCAGGGCTAATAAAACAAATCAATACAGGTGAGATCAAAAAAGGTGCAAAAGTTGTTTGTGTTCTTACAGGGAACGGCTTAAAGGATCCAACGACAGCAATGGATACAGTTGAAGTGAAACCAATTGTGTTACCAAATAGTGAGGAAGCCTTTATGCAACATATTAAGGGCGGTGTACATCAATGA
- the thrB gene encoding homoserine kinase, whose translation MSLEKMLITVPASSANLGPGFDSIGIAVNRYLTLKVQPSEKWYFHSNSAELKGVPEGKENLIYEVAEHIAHELGGDLSPCNVEMISDIPLARGLGSSAAAIVAGIELANQLLKAELTVDQKVRFASLWEGHPDNVAPSIYGGLIVGSHSEERTDVVYCGVPEIDLVMLVPDKELLTKKARSILPEQLPFKEAIRGSGLANVLVAAIIQGNWQLAGEMMTRDLFHHPYRLPLVDGLEDVMKSIRELGGYGAALSGAGPAIICFTEKNSGDQLRLKLSEEYPSFSVELVEPATEGIKVELFHSITEK comes from the coding sequence ATGAGTTTAGAAAAAATGCTTATCACGGTACCTGCGAGCTCTGCGAATTTAGGTCCAGGTTTCGATTCGATTGGCATTGCCGTTAATCGCTATTTAACGTTAAAAGTACAGCCGAGCGAAAAGTGGTATTTTCATTCGAATTCAGCCGAGCTAAAAGGGGTACCAGAAGGCAAAGAAAACCTCATATATGAAGTAGCAGAACATATCGCGCACGAGCTTGGTGGTGACCTTTCACCGTGTAATGTGGAAATGATTAGTGATATCCCGCTTGCTAGAGGTTTAGGAAGTAGTGCAGCTGCAATAGTCGCAGGAATTGAATTAGCGAATCAATTGTTAAAAGCTGAATTGACAGTGGATCAAAAAGTTAGATTTGCTAGCCTGTGGGAAGGGCATCCTGATAATGTCGCCCCATCGATTTATGGAGGCCTAATAGTCGGTAGTCATAGCGAGGAACGTACAGATGTTGTTTATTGTGGCGTGCCTGAAATTGATCTCGTGATGCTCGTACCCGATAAAGAATTATTAACGAAAAAAGCAAGAAGTATTTTACCCGAACAACTTCCTTTTAAAGAGGCCATTAGAGGCAGTGGACTTGCGAATGTATTAGTGGCTGCGATTATACAGGGAAATTGGCAGTTAGCAGGGGAAATGATGACTCGTGATCTTTTCCACCACCCGTATCGTTTACCACTTGTTGACGGATTAGAAGATGTAATGAAGTCCATACGTGAGCTTGGTGGATATGGTGCGGCATTAAGTGGTGCAGGGCCAGCGATCATTTGCTTTACAGAAAAAAATTCAGGCGATCAATTGCGCTTGAAATTGTCAGAGGAGTATCCTAGTTTTTCCGTTGAGCTCGTTGAACCAGCCACTGAAGGGATAAAAGTCGAACTTTTTCATTCAATTACTGAGAAATAA